The Pieris rapae chromosome 13, ilPieRapa1.1, whole genome shotgun sequence genomic sequence CTAGTCTATAGTCTATGTTATGAGTAATAACTGTTAGAATGGCGTCAAGGCATGtatgaatgtaatgaatacTAAATCAGAAAGATATGCTTAGGCATGTCATATGAAAAAATACCCAATTGTATGTGTCCTTATGTCTGTTCCTTAGACATTTATTCGTGTtcttataatcaatatatttataggtgGCCAGTCTGCATTCTTAAACAAACTCCTTGGAAGGAACACCCACGTTGAACACGAGACAATCAATAAGACTAACACTTTTCATCAGTCATTTGTCTTTTTCTGGCAAACGGAGTTTATACTGTGATTGAAGGAgacttaatattgttaaaacagTATActgattttttgtataaataaagatttaattacacTACCGTTTGAAAGGGTTCTTTGCGGTTTTGCCATTGACTATATGCCCGTTACCCCACCGTATTTTCTTAGGCGGGGGTTAAAAAGGCACAtgtattcgatttttaaaaatctgaaatttgtatatgtaataaaactcAGTACGAGTACCTACATTATCCCTAAATATCATGGTGCTTATGATTATCTAAATTCACTGATGATTAATCAAGGCAATTGTATATAAAGTTAGGACAGTTGTGACACAGAGTGTTTGTAGAAAGACAAAATAACAGCTGTGTTGACAAAATAATACcatatttagaaattttagTTTGCTGCTAGTAAATGTTAATGACTAATAGGTGACATAAAAATTGCCCTTTTATTGATATTCCAATAGTACTTTGTAACAGTAGAAATTGTTTAGACtagaatatgttttattttactttaacttaTCTAACTGTAGCTAAAAGTTCACTTTGTttcgtataaaaaatgtaattgttttcaaaaagtattttgCTATCGCTACAGGTGATATACCGCAATTCAGTGTTAACGAAggtcatatatatttacaaacaaacattattaattactatatttttaatatattaaattatatatttataaaattttgataactATTACTAGGCGTACAAACAATACAGAGCagattacaaaaaaacaaaagagagTTATTAAATTAGAGTAATATCTTTACTTCTCCCTGTAAAATGCAAGAGCGACCGGAGACCCAACGCGGCACTATCagaggtgtttttagtgggtattgcGCACCCAGTCTCCGAATCGCAGAGATTCTTATGAGAGTCCAGAACACTAGTAGTTTCGTAGACAGAGGCAAATATATTAACGCTTCGGATAtcaatagaaaaagaaaaaacgaTCTTTTTAATAGGTTGAACCACTGTCGTTAGTTTCATTACCTCGTTCACCGAATTCAAAGAAGTgtgaaatttagtatttgaATTTGTGATATTCGAATAATAAAGCCTTTGGTTGTATTTTAAATGGAGAGGTTTGAGTCCCACGGCACCATTTATTGTGAGTGAGTGATTTGCTTACATTCCTAGCCtagtgtattatttattagattacaaGAACCACATTGTAAAGTTGCTGtatttaatgcatttaaaaaggctttaaaaataatgttcagCCCAGAAGACTTAATTACAACCTCTGTACGATGGAGACGTGTCATTGGCAAAGTTCTCATGATAAAGTTGTCATTGTTAATGagaataaagttctttaaacataaagtTGTTTctgcaataaatttaaaaaaaaaattaaaaaatcatttattcatataggtaacataatgtacacttatgaacgtgaaaaaaaaaagaaatattcattaaatgattctaattttacatttactgccagtaatatatagataatagtaatatatataatagtaataaaacgaaataaattcCTATAAGTAATGAATGAAAAGAATtactttatgtatttattagaaaaaagggattgtattaaaaatgcgTTTAAATATGGAATGTTGCCATTTGTACTGCTGATCTTAATTGACTTAATCAaggaaattttttttggtaatcttattaaaatcaaaagataaataatataagactCCGAAAACCGTCACGAAGGCCATAAAAACGTAAATGTTCGCCATGATCcttattgtttatttctgcTATCTGCTTTGAAATATGCTATTAAATATCcatcagtatttatttatttaagaatacgGTACAAATAAGGGGCATCAAGAGGTTTATTACAAATGATACGAAATGCCACGTCGTTTCAAAATGTCgcttgtttgtaataaaagcCAGAGAGAACGGGTGacgaaattgaaaaataaatcttaaagcGATAAGATAAATCTCTCTGAAATTCGGGATTGAATTTTTGCTAGTAACATGAAATTACGtaacataaagaaaatatattcgaCGATTATATGGAAAAAATGCTGACaagaattaattgaaatatcttTGAAAAATGCACTAGAAAAAAAGTGGGTTATAGTGAAATATATCTAACGTGTTATACTTGACCTGGCCTCAGTTGAGTGCTTCTAAAATAGCTTGAGGAAATGCGCCGCCCCAACAATCTGATAGTTTGCGTGATAACTTATAGTCtcttttatataactaaagtTCATAATTCTAACTGCGTTAGGATACTTTTAATGTAAAACTTGCTCACCCTACATGGTAAGAGTAGTTCACATTCTAATTCGTACCCTCATATCCTCTTGAACGATGTCAAATATGTGAACTTGCAAACAACtttaaacagaaaaaatgCTTTAGTTTTCAAACTAGACTTAGGTTTGTTCTACATTCTAGAAACCAGGCCAATGACTGTTTAAAACTCTCGCGCATCATACAACTTTTGAAAAACGGTAATATCATCATACAATCTTTGTAACTTTAAAAAggaattgtaatttttgtattatttttaaagatataccctatacaatttaaatatatataatatgcaatttaaatatatttaagttacaaCACGCTTAACCTtcaatataattgaattaaattgattcCACTCATAATGAATTTGAACAGAgactttaacattaatttgtgGGCCATGCTTATATGAatgaatgtattatttttctttaccaaACCAGCGTTTCATTGTTAAAACAtcctatacaaaatatataaataattttaaaaaaaattgtatggtCATAAATGATTAAACTTTTTTCAGCATGCACAACAACTCTTATACCAACACCTACAGGTTGAtagaaattacatatttatatatcccAAAAAAGTTCTTCTGATTTAAAGTCGTATAGTAACTTTggtaggtttttttataataggcgggcaaacgagcctgcgggacgcccaaaaagacagtcgtcgcagcccatagacacccatttttagtgggtgcgttgccggcctttaagggaggacgctcgaatttaatattttaacgttggtatattttttaatttaatttatttattagaatatatttctatagcCACAATAGCCAATATAGCTAAATCAGCTGGTTATATAGACAGAAAATGCTATActcatattattttctagtAAATTAAGCTCCAATAAATAGTGAGCAGcattaaatttagtaaataatttaataaattaattaaagtgtaacATTATGAAGTTAATCGCTCTTATAAATTTTGCTactacaataaaacatttaaatcatCTTTTCATggacaaacattaaaaaaaataggccaCGTACAATTCTGACTAGAGTTCCGTACAAAGGCATTTATCCGAGGTTCGCAGCCATTTAAATTCCACCTCAACtagtttctaaaaatatatagaacaaGAGATATCACGGTGACCCATTTCGCAAACTTTTGGCCCGAAGCATCTCATTTCAATTGTAGGCCGTTGTATTTGCAAGGGGAATGTACTCTTATTGAAAGgagatataatacaatttcgtATAGCAAGCCAAGGCCCGATCTCGAAGAGTACTTGTAGACATTTTCCATGTATTGCAAACCCTCACAACATTTCTAATTCAATTTCTGCAGCGACAATGTTGTCATCTGCTTCTTTTTATTGTACTTGAACCCTCACTGAATTATGAAAAGTATCTTTCGTAAATATTGGGGATACTTCTAAAGTGTGGCTATACTGGCTGTGGGAACGTGGCTTAgtgtattatttatgattttattgttgttaatagttgtttttattaaataatttaatcaattactgTATATAAAACAGGGGTGggtaaatttactttttaaaaaatctacgttcgcaattaattttgattcatatttttcgtaaaacaCATGGAATATAAAGATTCTTAGGGAGTATTgttcgtattttttttcatcactAGTTCATAATTGCTCGttatttggtattttatttaaactttcttTCTCAATTACTTTAATCCTATAATGTGTTGTATTATCCATCCCTATATCATATTTTAGATGCTTTTTGTGTTCTAAAATTAGTTGACCAATagacaatgtaatttatttataattcaaatgtatACACTAAAACCACTAGAAACAATACAGTAATTACTCGCTGTATTTATGTACGTTAATTCTCGGCAAAAATTCTGCAAGCATTCGAATGATAAGTCACATTAATTTCCGTCCGAAAATAACAGCTAACGAAAAGCAGACAGGTAGTGTTCTTTGTATAACGTCGCGTCATTTGTTTACATAAACCTGTCGGCGTTTACATAATTCCAGCGAACTCGGCAAACGTGCGatatcatacatttttaatccAACACGATACATGAACATAAACACTTCATTTGATATCATTGAATGTTCAACATTAATGATTTAACTATACATCGTTAGGTAAGTAATacatagtaattttttttaacaccaTTTTGTACACAAATATATGCGTCAAACATTTGTATGACATTCTTTCAGAACTTCATGGAAATATTAAACTGAAACTAATTTTATCGAGGCGTTTAATAGTGTATGAAAGATATCGTAGAGATTTTGAGTTTTGaattacagttttaaatttcagaatGCCATTTTAAGGTTGCGTCAATGTATTATGGTTAATTATGACATATCGGTTTGTGGCCTAGTTGGTGCaaactaatacatatatatgaaaGTTTTGAGTCCCGTACCCggtgaaacaatattttaatcatgTTGGAAGTCATATGTTAGTACATAGAACGCAAATAGACGCAGAAGGGTTTGCCCTGTCATTAAAAATGTTCTCACACCTTGCTGGAACTGGcagtaatgtttattttgattgttttaaatattactgttcataagtgtacattgccagtaatcttatatctttaaacgagcaattcttgtatatatatatatatatataattggaatctcgggatcggctctaacgattttcatgaaatttagtatacggggggtttcgggagcgataaatcgatctagctaggaataaatgatagaaaataactaaaaggaaaatctatattgttcatatttcatcattttattagtatgtaattcgtacttatatataatttccaaaaacacactttataaaaaaataaaaataccgagcaaagctcggccatccaggtactgataattaaatttaataagataaataaattttgattttattacgaCTGcgacttatttataatactttgttaAAAAAGCCATGTCCGCtttcaacatatttttaatattccatttaaaagattaattattatctgtcATTTTAAAATCGTATACGTTTAAATACACGTATACACAACCATTTATCTCTTTGAGAAATTACCACTCGGATTGCGTGATGAATCTCTCATGTTTTTGTGTCGAGTCGTATAAGTGATGATTAATTaccaattcatttttaaaatattatctttcaaATCATATTTACTTTGAGTTTGGTagctatgtatatatatgtattatatattataatttcccCATTTAGACGCCCATATAGTCCGCTGTGCGTTATGTCTGGCAAGCCCGCCTAGCTCCAGAAACTCCGAAGTTTTCTGGACATTTCACATTTCACGATGCGAGCTCACTGCTCACCATGAATATCTGGTTGGTGCCACTGCCACGCATTCCAGACGACGTGAATGACTGATTCCACTGCGCTGGAATAGGGTAACCCGTAGTTGTCCCTATCATTGAGAAGGTCCCAAACAACAATTATACCCATTACTTCCTTTGTATTAGTTGTCATTTTACAGTAGGCTTCTATCTTTTTTCCAGAATAATTGTCCGGTAATCGAACCAGAATACTTACTGGCTTACTAAGCAACTAGTAGCTTAGAGTCGTTCGTCGTTCATCATTTGTCGTTCGTCGGTCGTTCGTTGTTCTGGTTTAGTAAATAAGttgaacaattatttttatatgcaatttGTCGCGCTCGTGACAAGACTTCTATTGCATTAATACAAACCCACAGGGGTTTGCAAACGTAACAAATAtactttgatttatattttattattctgttgaataaagaaaaagaagaataaaaaacaaaatgttcaaATTTCTAAACGCATTTTCACTCTGTTAATTTAGTGTAGAATTCAGTTGGATTTTCGAAACCTTTTTGCCTTCGGGTAAACATGAGCATCACATTTCATTGACCCAGAAAAAGAACATGGAAAAAgtgaattaacaaaatttctcTCGTAAAAAGCGTAAAGCGATTGAGTCGAGCCGACATTTCCTGTCGTTTCTCACAAAGAAAATGCTATCTACCCTGAGGCTCATCTTCAAGCTAATACGTACTTTAAATTAAGGCTTTAGGcttgtttattgtataaaacgtTAAATTTGCATATTGTATCTTCTTTTGGAACATCAAAGATGTGCATAGTTTTTGCAGTATATGAGATTTTGGTAATTAATTAGGCAATGCATGTATCGTGATactttcaaaaattaattagcattTTTGCTTAGTGAATTCGTTTGTGACATCTCAACTGCTAATACAATAGGATTGTAGGATCAGCAaagttgtatttatatttgtataaaaaactatttctatttaaacttatacgtaaaatattaatggcaACGTTGattaggaaaaaaaattacttaacgTCATCGAAGTGACACCGCTACTCAATcgatataaacattttatttgtatacttGTATAATCCACTTAGAAACTTTAATCATTGTTATAAAACGTGTTACCTTTTTACGACAAttgtgataataaaaaatatattgttagacATTACCATCTAGACACTGTGTTGATATAAATTGAAGTAAAACTGAATGGATTTCGATTCAAGTAAGTttcacttatattattaatttgactaATATTTtgccttatttattatatatatattaataaaatggcaAATAAATCTTAGTAtcgaatcaaaatattttgccTTATTTTGATTCGATACTAAGATTTATTTGCCATTTTATTACAAGCTTCTATTATTCACAGCCAAGGAACCATTACCGGACATTCCTGGAATTGATCTTTCGAATTATGTACGGGATCCATATTCATACAACCctattgtatacatacataaaaagttAGTACCTTATGCAAATACTGttgaaaaacataaattcacCACTACATCAGACAAATGTTTACAAGTTAATCATGAAGAAAATGAATCTTTATATAGAACGAAGCTGTTAAATCCGAATAAAGATCCACTCGTCGAACAAACCATTAAATTCGCCAAGGACCTGATTCCTTTAACGATACCTCCAAACACCGACGCCTCCCCTGATCctctgtatttaataaaaacaaaaaaatgccaaaaaagaaagaaaactgAATGCAATTGCGACCAAGAAACTAATGCAACAtaccaaaaaacaaaagacgtaACAGACCTTTCCAAATCTCGTAATTTATATAGCGGCAGAGAATCACTCAGCCGTTCATCAAATAACAACACTTTAGATGACATACATGAAAACAGATCTTTGAATTGCTCTTCATCTGATTTAtcagaaaaaagaaatgtaaaaagggaaaaattcttacataaatgtaaacaaaacgATGTCCAAATGATTGCTTCAGAATCATTTGAAGCTTTagcagaaaatttaaattccacCGGCGATGctaagataaaaatacatcTTATGAATGAGAAAGACAAAAGCTTGCTCTGTGAAAGTATAAAAACGCCAGTGATTAAAGCCATACGAGAATGCATACAAGAGATGCATAATACAGATGCAACAAACTTTGGCTGGCAAAATATGTTCGAGAATACATCGCAAaaagttgaaataattttagagaAATTAGAAAAGATAGAgaaaaaattagaatcatttgaTGACGGTACTAAGATCCCTAAAATATCGAAATTGGAGGAGTTGGAACAAGATATAATAACAAGGGATAGCACATCTGAAGAGGAATTGGTACAAATACATCTAGCAAGAAAACCGAAAAGCAAGATGGTTAGAACTTTAAGTCCAAATCAAGAAGAATCAGAAGGTAGCAGTAGAAAAATGGATCGTGGAGAGAGACCTAGTTGTTTTCAGTCTTCgtctcaattaaatattagacCTGAAAATCCTAGCCGTATTCCAGCACGATTTTGTTGGACTGACGTAgctaaatagttttatacttAATCTAGTTTgaagtatgttttattttgatgatattTAGATTAACATGATAATGTAactattatatgaaatacatttttttggaACACCCATTCTATAAGccataaaaattaagtagttaattaaaaaccctATACCTAggctgtattaattttttacttaactgAGTCTAGAACAACATCAAGCttagtgtaatatttttattcaaatacacAAAAAGATAAATGTATCAAGAAACGGACCGGGCGTATCATATCTATAAACTTGTTTTCAAAAACCTTTGTGAATGTTTGGCATCGCACGGCCGTCCATCAATAGATATTATTACAAAGCATTCCAGAAATTCTATCAATTCTATTCACAGATCTATCAATTTTAAGACTATACTGAATGTTCTCAATAACtggaatattttcaaattattatactaaagGCTGACAACCTGTATGAAAACATTTATCAGATTGATATacttagtctggccataaatactgatacaattaaaaataaagaaaatattacattttaatttggaatctgttatttttatatgattgtccattaagttttctcattttggcgccaatactttgtataatattttgctatattaaaatgcagtggGGTGATGAAGAGAACCGAATCGCTGTGATTGCATTACCAAAGTAGGTATAAAGCTAAATGCACATTTTAAAACTCTCCATACGCttggtatttgtaaaatatttgagtacTGAGCTATTAATAGGTACAATGAGATCTCCTCTATTTGTgacagaaaaatatctggcCTGCCACGTAGTCTTCTTAAGAAAAAGGTGGTCAAAGCAGTAAGGGAAAGAATTCGAATAAATCCTGTCCgaaagcaaaagattttatctcgGGAGACAAAGATAGCACCTAGAACCATGTTGcgttttttaaaagatgactTAGGACTTGTAGCCTATAAGAGACGTTCTGGTCATttcttaaatgataatttaaaaaagaatagggTGATAAATCGAAAAAATTACTGAAGCGGTACGCAAAGAGTGGTCAcagaaaaattttgtttacggatgagattttttttacaatcgagcaacattttaacaaacaaaatgactGTATTTGTGCTCAAAGCTCTAAGGAAGCTTCCCAATAAGTCGCCAGTGTGCAACGTGGGAACTATCCGACTTCAGTGGTGGTTTAGTGGGGTATTAGCTATGAAGGAGTGACTGAGTcatacttttgtgaaaaaggtaTCAAAACTTCGACACAAGTGTATCAAGATACCATCCTTGAGAAGGTAGTGAAGCCATTTAATAAcaccattttcaataacaaagaatgGTCCTTCCAACAAGACTCGGCAACGGGTCATAAAGCTCGGTCTACGCAGTCTTGGTTGAAAATGAACGTTTCGGACATCATCAGCGCTGTAGACTTGCCGTCGTCTAGTCCCGATCTTAATCCGctagattatgatttatggtcA encodes the following:
- the LOC111004242 gene encoding uncharacterized protein LOC111004242; amino-acid sequence: MDFDSTKEPLPDIPGIDLSNYVRDPYSYNPIVYIHKKLVPYANTVEKHKFTTTSDKCLQVNHEENESLYRTKLLNPNKDPLVEQTIKFAKDLIPLTIPPNTDASPDPLYLIKTKKCQKRKKTECNCDQETNATYQKTKDVTDLSKSRNLYSGRESLSRSSNNNTLDDIHENRSLNCSSSDLSEKRNVKREKFLHKCKQNDVQMIASESFEALAENLNSTGDAKIKIHLMNEKDKSLLCESIKTPVIKAIRECIQEMHNTDATNFGWQNMFENTSQKVEIILEKLEKIEKKLESFDDGTKIPKISKLEELEQDIITRDSTSEEELVQIHLARKPKSKMVRTLSPNQEESEGSSRKMDRGERPSCFQSSSQLNIRPENPSRIPARFCWTDVAK